In Bacillota bacterium, a single window of DNA contains:
- a CDS encoding transposase: MMGRVEKQITFSDYWLEGKIPENSYWHKMRKWVLENLDEKIFQPLFSYYGRPSVSPVYTFAGMLVQLEKGYSDREFEGESRFDERVKYAITAPRDFDGIDANTLSEHRKRYFNSEIGRKIFIQRNDYDKEYKKPSGC, encoded by the coding sequence TGGGTCGTGTAGAAAAGCAAATAACATTTTCAGATTACTGGTTGGAAGGGAAAATTCCGGAAAACAGCTACTGGCATAAAATGAGAAAATGGGTCTTGGAAAATCTGGACGAGAAAATATTCCAGCCGTTGTTTTCCTATTACGGAAGGCCATCAGTATCTCCTGTATACACATTTGCAGGGATGCTGGTACAGCTTGAAAAGGGGTATTCGGACCGTGAATTTGAAGGCGAGTCAAGGTTTGATGAGAGGGTAAAGTATGCAATAACAGCTCCAAGAGATTTTGATGGAATTGATGCAAATACATTATCCGAGCACCGAAAGAGATATTTTAACAGTGAAATAGGAAGGAAAATATTTATACAGAGAAACGATTATGATAAAGAGTATAAGAAACCTAGTGGCTGTTGA